The sequence GCCGCGGAGTGCCTGCCAGGTGATGAGCGCGACGAGCGCCGCGTATCCGCCGACGGCGACCCGGACGAGACGCAGCCGTACCCCGGCGTCGCGCAGCGTCGCGAGGCGGGGCGCGAGCAGCACCAGCGCCATCAGGAGGAGCGGGATCAGCTGGAGGGCGTGCATGCCCACGAAGTGCGGGACCCGCAGATCGCCGCCGGTCGTCGACCAGCCGGTCAGGGCCATCGACGGTCCGCCGTCCGGTACGCCCACGGAGTGCGCGCCGATCGTCTCGGCGGCGTCGAGATCCCCGGCGGCCCGCTGGCTCTCGCTCGGCAGCGTCATCAGGAACCCGAGAGCCGCGCCGGCCAGGGCGATCAGCAGCCCGCCCCGGACGGCGAGGGCGGTCGGGCGGTCGGGGACGCGGGCGCGCAGGAGCAGGACGGCGATCACCAGGGTGGCCGCCCACAGCACGACGATGGTCAGCCCCATCGCGTTCCACAGTGCCGTGTCGAAGGCGGTCGCGGTGTTGAAGTGGCTGCGCTTCCCGCGGACGACCTGCACGGTGATGATCACCATCTCGGTCAGCCCCGTCAGCACGACGGCGTGCCCCGCCCACCGGCCGATCCGTCGCCCGTGCGTGAGGAGCGTCAGCATCCAGGCCAGCGTCAGGCAGTACGCGACGAAGGACACGCTGAACTTGAACGGTTTCGCCCAGATCGGCGCTCCGGCCAGAACCCGGTCGTCGACCACGAGGCCGACGGCGGAGGCCACCGCGAGAGCGGCCATCGCGGCGGAGAAGACGACCAAGGGACGATGCCAGGTGCGCCATGACGACATGAGGGACCCCCTGTGCCGATGATTCATATGGATAGCCGTGCTGTCCGCTATCCGATAGGGGGACTATCTATGATGGGGGCGGTTTCTGGCAAGGGCGGAAAGGCGAACGCGCGGTGCGTATCGGTGAATTGAGTCGCAGGTCCGGGGTTCCGGTGCCGACGATCAAGTACTACCTGCGAGAAGGGCTTCTGGCCGCGGGGGAGTTGACGAGCCCGAACCAGGCGCAGTACGGCCCCGGGCACGAACGGAGACTGCGTCTGATCCGGGCCCTACTGGATGTCGGCGGCCTCTCGCTCGCCGCCATCGGCGAGGTCCTGGAGGCCATGGACGACCCCGGGCAGCCGGTGCACGAGGTGCTGGGGGCCGCGGCGGACCGCGTCACGCCGACCGGAGGGGAGGCGGCGGGGCCCGAACTGGAGGACGCGCGCGAGGAGGTGGCCGAGCTGGTGCGGCGACGCGGCTGGCAGGCCGACGAGCGGTGTCCCGCCGCCGAGTCGCTGGCGGGGGTGCTGTGCGCGTTGCGCAGGGCCGGGCACGGTGGGTACGCCGACCTGCTGGACGTCTACGCGGACGCCGCCGAACCGGTCGCCCGTGCCGATCTCGACTACGTGCAGCGGCGGGTGGCGCGCGAGGACCTGGTCGAGAGCGTCGTGGTGGGGACCGTCCTCGGCGAGGCGATGTTCGGCGCGCTGCGGAGGCTGGCCCACATCGACGCCTCCTTCCGGCGCTTCGAATCGCCGGAACACCTGTCGGGGCCGGTGGGGCCGACGGGTGCCGGGGGGCCGGAGGTGGGCGCTCCGGGTGCCTGACGTCAGGGCCGGCCCGACCGTCGGCGGCCGTCTGCCGGGCGGAGAGCCCGGCCCGCGACCTGCGGCGGCCGGGCCCCGGGGCCGGCTCGGCCCGGAGGTCGGCGGTCCTCTCCCGGGGCGGCGGGCGACGTGACGGGTCAGTCGTCCGGAGCCCGGCGGCCGGGGCCCGGTGGCCGGACCCTCGGGGGCGATGCCTCAGCGGTGCCGACGTCGCGCGGGCAGGGCGTCGCGAGGTCAGGACGCCGCCCGGGGCCGTCAAGCGGCCTGCGTGCCGCTTTCCTGCTCGCGTTCCACCTGCTCGTTCCACTCGCGCTTCACCGCGCGCCAGGCGTCGTCGTTCTGCCCGAGGCGCCAGTAGCCCGAGATCGACAGCTGCGACAGCGGGATCTGCCGTTCCATGCGGAGGTGGCGGCGGATCTCCTTCACGAAGCCCGCCTCCCCGTGCACGAACGCCTGGACCTCGCCCTCGGGGAAGTCCAGTTCCTTCACGGCTGCGGTCAGCAGCTCGCCGACGGGCCGGTCGCCGCGGTGCAGCCAGGTCACCGCCACCCCGTCGGGCGTCACGATCTTCTGCTCCTCCGAGGCGTCCGGCACCTCGACGAAGGCGTGCACCAGCGCGCCCGCGGGCATCTGCTCCAGCGCCGCCGCGATCGCCGGCAGCGCGCTCTCGTCGCCGGCCAGCAGGTGCCAGTCCGCCGAGGCGTCGGGGCCGTAGCCGCCGCCGGGGCCGAGGAAGGTCACCTGGTCGCCCGCCCGCGCCCGCTGCGCCCACGGTCCCGCCAGGCCCTCGTCGCCGTGCACGACGAAGTCGACGGCCATCTCCCGGGCGACCGGGTCCCAGGAGCGCACCGTGTACGTACGCGTGGTGGGCCACAGTTCGCGCGGGTACGACTCCCGGACGGCCGCCATGTCGAACGGGTGCGCGTAGTCCGCGCCCTCGGGTGCGAAGCACAGCTTGATGTAGTGGTCGGTGAAGCCGGCGAGGGAGAAGTCCGCGAGCCCCTCGCCGCCGAGGACCACCCGCACCATGTGCGGCGTGATCTGCTCGGTGCGCACGACCTGCGCCCCCTGGGCCTTGGGTGCCTGCCGGGCCGGCCGCTCTGCCACGAGGTACTCCCTGGATCGAAGACTTAGGTATGCCTAAGTTAACACCCCGGCCGGTGTCCCGGTCGACCCCTCAGTGCTGAAGGACGCTCAACAGGCGCTGGATCGCGCCACCCAGCCCCCACTGCCGTGCCAGCGCCTCCAGTGCGGCAGGATCGCGCGGCTCGCGCGGCAGGGCCGGGTCGAAGTCGGGCAGGGGCACGTCCCCGGCCACCCGGACCACCTTCGGCGCGACGGCGACATAGGCCCGCGACGCGTCCAGTCGCTTGCGCTGCGAGGGGGTCAGCTTCGCCTTCGGATCGTCCACCGCCGCCATGATCCCGTCGAGATCGCCGTACGTGTCCAGCAGCTTCGCCGCCGTCTTCTCGCCGATGCCGGGGACGCCCGGAAGCCCGTCGCTCGGGTCGCCGCGCAGCAGCGCCAGGTCGACGTACCCCGCGCCGTCCACGCCGTACTTCTCGCGCAGCCACGCCTCGTCGGTCACCTGGAGCGTGCCGACGCCCTTGAGGGGGTAGAGCACGCGCACCCGGCGGGCGTCGTCGACCAGCTGATACAGGTCGCGGTCACCGGTGACGATGTCGACCGGGCCCTCGGCCCGCGCCGTGAGCGTGCCGATGACGTCGTCCGCCTCGTACGGTGTGACGCCGACCCGGGCGATCCCGAGCGCCGCCAGGACGTCCTCGATGACCGGGACCTGCGGCGACAGCGTGTCGGGGACCTCCTCCTCGTCCGCCTGCCCGGCGGGCGTCTCCTCGGCGACCCGGTGCGCCTTGTACGTCGG is a genomic window of Streptomyces sp. YPW6 containing:
- a CDS encoding MerR family transcriptional regulator, coding for MPTIKYYLREGLLAAGELTSPNQAQYGPGHERRLRLIRALLDVGGLSLAAIGEVLEAMDDPGQPVHEVLGAAADRVTPTGGEAAGPELEDAREEVAELVRRRGWQADERCPAAESLAGVLCALRRAGHGGYADLLDVYADAAEPVARADLDYVQRRVAREDLVESVVVGTVLGEAMFGALRRLAHIDASFRRFESPEHLSGPVGPTGAGGPEVGAPGA
- a CDS encoding siderophore-interacting protein, producing the protein MAERPARQAPKAQGAQVVRTEQITPHMVRVVLGGEGLADFSLAGFTDHYIKLCFAPEGADYAHPFDMAAVRESYPRELWPTTRTYTVRSWDPVAREMAVDFVVHGDEGLAGPWAQRARAGDQVTFLGPGGGYGPDASADWHLLAGDESALPAIAAALEQMPAGALVHAFVEVPDASEEQKIVTPDGVAVTWLHRGDRPVGELLTAAVKELDFPEGEVQAFVHGEAGFVKEIRRHLRMERQIPLSQLSISGYWRLGQNDDAWRAVKREWNEQVEREQESGTQAA
- a CDS encoding 5'-3' exonuclease, whose product is MLLDTASLYFRAYFGVPDSVRAPDGTPVNAVRGLLDFIGRLVHDHRPDELVACWDNDWRPQWRVDLIPTYKAHRVAEETPAGQADEEEVPDTLSPQVPVIEDVLAALGIARVGVTPYEADDVIGTLTARAEGPVDIVTGDRDLYQLVDDARRVRVLYPLKGVGTLQVTDEAWLREKYGVDGAGYVDLALLRGDPSDGLPGVPGIGEKTAAKLLDTYGDLDGIMAAVDDPKAKLTPSQRKRLDASRAYVAVAPKVVRVAGDVPLPDFDPALPREPRDPAALEALARQWGLGGAIQRLLSVLQH